Genomic segment of Mastomys coucha isolate ucsf_1 unplaced genomic scaffold, UCSF_Mcou_1 pScaffold5, whole genome shotgun sequence:
ggggctgcagtgagaaagaagaaggaatgcCAATTATAGAGGCCAAGAAGTACGGAAAGGCAGAGTACTCGGAGAGCATGAGGGCTTGTTATGagttttactttgtagcccaggttggtctggaacACTTagcaaccttcctgcctcagcctcccaagtgctgaggttacaagtATGAGATGCCACGCCTGAATTGAGAGCCTGGCTTGAGTAGCAGAGGCACCATTTCCCACCAGTTCCCTCTGGTCCCTGTGGCCTCGGCTCTAAGGTTGGTCCTGCTTGGGGAATGAATGCTGGGTGTGTGTATCGGGGCATGTGGgaccttccttcccctccttagTCTGATGGACCTGCACACACTTACCGGAAGCGGGGTGAGTCCTTGAGACATTCTTCAAAATCTAGCTTGACGGTCATCTCAGATGACTTGCTCTGGGGGCCCGGGGCCTGGAGGTCAGGTAGGTGGGGATGTAGGCAGatgcactccccaccccccaagaggGGTATTGATAGAGAAGAGTCCTCTGGTAGGAAGGACCTGGGTCTGTAATTCTTTCCCCAAAGGGAAAGGGATGACCCAGGAGGAGCTCTAACCCCACCACTTCTAAGCAGCTCTgggaggggcaggggtggggcctGGCGGAGAGGGGTGCTGAGATCAGAGAAACCACAGTCCCTCCCCCAGAGACTGCCTGCTGTCACCTTCCTTCTGGGACACTGGTCTTTCTCTGCTACTTTCTCCTTTGGTGAATAAATTTTTTGAGGGGGAAATGAAGGTCTAGAGTTAAATGCTGTCTTTGTCAACTTAACTTTGTGTGATTAATAGGGCacggtgccacatgcctttaattacagcagaggcatgcagatctctgtgaggtcaaggccactGTGATCTATATAGCAAGGtacaagccagccagggctacacagcaagaccctgtctacaaaaaacaaacacagtgtGACCCTGGACAAGTCCTCTGGCCCTTCAGTTCCCTCATCTGGAAGACATAACTCCATTCCAAAGCTAGGGGTAGCACACAcctctcatcccagcactcagcaggtagatctctgaatctgaggccagctggtctagagttccagaacagccagggctgcacagagaaaccctgtgtcttagggttttaattcttgcacaaaacattatgaccaagaagcaagttgggtggaaaaaggtttattcagcttatactttctacattgctgttcatcaccaaaggaagtcaggactggaactcaagcaggtcaggaagtagaaactgatgcagaggccatggagggatgttacttactggcttactcagctttctttcttatagaacccaagactaccagcccagagatagtaCCCCCCAAAAGGGGTTCCCccccatcactaattgagaaaatgccttacagctggatctcatggaggcatttcctcaagggaggcttctttctctgtaataactccagcttgtgtcaagttgacacacaaaaccagccagtacaccctgtctcaacctcccccCCCAAAGATGGAGTTAATGTATAGTATGTTGATTCTATCAGACATTGACATCCTGCTGCAAGGTTGGGCCTTTTCAAGACCCTAggttttgggctggtgagatggttcagcagttaagagcactgactgctcttccaaaggtcctgagttcaaatcctagcaaccacatggtggctcacagccatccggaatgagatatgacaccctcttctggtgtgtctgaagacagcaatggtgtacttacataaaataaataaataaataaataaataaataaataaataaatagacccTAGGTTTTGGGACCAGCAAAGAGGACCACTGTAAAAGTGTTTTTCCCACAACAAGTcttgacaatctgagtttgaccCTAAAAACCACAGCAGAACTTATTCTGGAAAATTCCTCTGACCTCCGATCTCCACAGGCGTACCATGTTAACGGAATAAACTAATAGTGACTTTTTATAACCCAaggctttgttttgtgttttgaggcaggatctccctTCATACAACAAACTGTGCTCGATTTTGTGACCTTGCTGCTTTAGCCCCTAAGTGCTCCTAGGAGTACAGTTCCTTGGGTTGCTCTCTGTGTTCCTTCTCTCGCTCCGCTTTCCTGGGTTATTGTGTATGAACAACCcccccctgcctcccacccccccaccgcTCCCCAGCCTCCCAGAGCAGGCCCAGTCTGGACATgcaatttccagcactcagatTCCTGATGTTCTCTTTATTGTCCATTAGAGTGGTGAGAGGAGGGACGgctaccctcaccccaccccagttGACTACATTTTCCAAGGTCTAGGTTCTTTTTCCTGAGTCCACTGGAGCCGCAAGCTTTCATCTAGAAGAAGAGGAGGTTAGGCTTTCTTGCAGCAGGGGTAAGTTCTTGCCCATGGGACCCACAAATCTCTAGCAACTACCCACTTaacccctctgcctccctgggcaGTGCAAGTTATCCCCTTGCCTTGGCCCGGGCTCACGTCTACGCCCGTTCCAGCTTGAAGGGTTCTGGTTACTTCCATGTTCCATTTCTGAGCTCCCTGGACTTCGGCACTTCGGCCCCTTAGCCCAACAGTTGGGCGTCACCTGTGACCCGTTGACTGTGGAGGATATAGTACTAACTAGAGAGGGGAGGGGTGCGGTagcagagaggagaagaggaggaggcagggagccCTTGGCGGATGCTAGGCTGAAGGGGATCTCACTCTCTCTGTAATGTAGACATTCAATCCCAGGATGTTTAAGACCTCTTTTACCGCCTGTGACTGATGTTCTGGCTTAATAGGGATTGGGAGGCTGGGAGATGGGAACTTGTTAAGAGCCAGGCTTAGAGAGATGGTGCCCTCACCAGGTTGCACTAGAGTCAAGGTTATGCCCAGAGAGCCCTAAATGGTTTTGTCATACCCAAAGGGGCTTCCAACAGTACCTGGAGTGCCTTTGGGATTCTCAGTAACCCAGGTCAAACCTGAAGGACCTGGAAGAAACATTAGATGAGGGCTGTTTGTTCTGTCCTCCCTCCCCGTACCCCTGCCCCGGGctgtcctcccccacccccaccgggGCTGTCCTCCCCAATCTCTCACTGTCCTGTTCTTCATCTTCTATATCCTCTCTGAGTTCTGGGCGGGAGGAGGACCTCAGATACCTCCCTTTGCTGTAGTATTCCTTGCGCTGTAGACTAGCCAGCTGCCCCATGTTAGTGTCTGAGGCTGAGGGGTTTTGGCTTCTACAGGTAGCAGAATCTGAAAAAGCACCCCAGACAGCCTTGAACCTGTGGCCACCTGCTCTGCCTGTGAGTAATAGGAGTGCATAGTGGGCCACTACCAGATGAGAGTTCAAGTTCTTATCTAACACCCCTCCCCCACGATAGAAAACCTTCAGTGAATCTGCATTCCCcaaggattctctctctctctttttttttttNNNNNNNNNNNNNNNNNNNNNNNNNNNNNNNNNNNNNNNNNNNNNNNNNNNNNNNNNNNNNNNNNNNNNNNNNNNNNNNNNNNNNNNNNNNNNNNNNNNNNctgtcctggaactcactctgtagaccaggctggcctccaactcagaaatccacttgcctctgcctccccagtgctgggattaaaggcaggtgtgtgccaccataggCCCCAAGGGTTCTCTTAATCTCTTCGTGACGCTGGAGTGCCCCCTGAGTGGAGACTCAGCTCcagttttcccctttcttccctggAGTCCCCTCCAGTCACTGCCTCTCTATCAAATGAGCAAGACTGTAGGCCAATGCTCTCTGAAGAAAGCAGAATAGCAGAATACAGCAGAGACGAGACGAGAGTAGCAGAGAGCCAAAGAGAACAGATTTGAAAACACAAATTTcaaggagaactgggttctggaaCAGTCTCATCTCCATTCTGCAGTCCCAGGAGGCCCGTCACTAACCATTGGTGTTTAAGACATGGCTATCAGTCGTCAGGACAGTGTCATTTTTGACTCCTGTCGCCAGTCTTCCTGCCCAGCCTTTCTCCACAGGTCTAGGCTTCTGGTCTGTCACTACACCTTGATTACTGCTGCCGATGCTGCCACTGGCCCCAGCACTTTCCTCCTCCGTGGGCAGATTTTTCAGTGACTTCAGGAACTTCCCTTCACTGTAGTGTATCTTTCGATGCTTGTCAAAATCACTGGAGTCTGTGGGCCAGTGTGAAAGCTTGGCTTTCCCCACCCAGGCTTTCAGAGAAGTGTTGCCCCCACCCAAGCTCCCCTCTCCATCAAGGCCCACCCCACATCTCACATACATGTCTTAGCAAAGTTGTCTGTGGTATTTGAGCTTTTGTTGTCTCCATACTGGAGGACCTTGGGGAGGAAATTGTCCATTGTGGCAAACCTGAAGGGGAGGGAGACTAGTTGGGggtacagaagggaaaaaaaaccacagtggGGGTAGGTGTTGGGTGGGGACCAAGCTGCTGCTACCCCAGATCAGTTTTGGTTATGCTTGAGGAGGACTGTAGATCTTACCATTTTAGGGTCCAAAGAGCAAAGCTATCTGAGACTGCCTTCAAAGGTGTGAGCGTAGAAGGAGAGGGCCCTCTGGGAGAGGGCTCTTACCTCTCTGCCACTGACTGAGGAGTCACCTTCAGAGAAGACTCTGCAGATTGGTCATCGTCATCGTCCTGCAGCCTGCAGAGGAGACAGTGCTTGTGACCCGAGgcttccctgtctcttcctcatATTCGCGTGTTCGAATACAGGAGTTGAGGCTGAAGAGCTAGGGCTCAGGGCTTAGCACCTGTGGTAGGGGGTTCTGGGCTCATCCGCCTTCATAAAGCCATAGTCTTTGTCCGCAGGGTGGTAGGTAGCCAAGATGTTCATTTCATCCCAGCGCTGAGACTTCCTAAGGTGAGGGAAGGACACAGCAAAGGAGGAAGCTCTTCCGGGGCCCTCTCCTAACAGAGCGGTCTCCTTCATTCTTCCCGGCATTCAAAAAATTCTTCTTATATTCCCTCGTAGAGGCTAGGATGGGAGCCAGATACCCAACGATAATCAGTGTTGTGTGGCTAGGATATCTGTGACACCTGCTTCCATCTACAAGTCACGGAACTTCAGATTTCCAACCCAATTGACCTCACCACCTCTCCCCAACCAGGGCCTTGGGACCCCGCTTTTTTCTTAGCTTCAGCTCAAGGTGTCCTGAACTccaccctcccaccttccctcccatctcAAGGCTGCTGGCTAAAAGCTGAGTTGCTTACTTTTCCGAAGCGGGGggtttctttatcaaaatggAGCTGCTGTTTTTTAGGATGCTTCGAGGCCGCTCCGTGAATGATGACCCGGAGTGTGTACTACTCTCTGAGTTGTACACTTTAGGCTCCTCTGGCCCAGGGGTGGACGCCTTAGTTGCACCAGTTCCAGTGCCAGGGGGTGTGCTGGACCCAAGGCTTGCAACCTCCCGGAGATGCGGAGCGGGACCCGAATTGAGGGTCACCGCTCCTTCAGAGGGCTGAATTGGACCAGGACTGCGGACCACAGGGTTCCCGGAATGCAAGAGGGAGCCAGGACCCCGAAACAAGGCTACTCCGGAGGGTAATCCGGCGTCTGTTTGTATACCTTTGACACCTCCAGGTACTACTGACTTAGGAACCCCGCCAGGGGGTTCCGCACTGAGGTTACTAACAGGTGCGAGAGACTCCGGCTTCTCCATAGCTCAACTTGGTAATCATTCCAATGACTCTCCCTAACCTTCTAGCGGCACATAGCCTCGCCCGTTCGCCCGGCCCCCATCGCGGTGGGCGGTGGGCGCTGGGGGCTCCGGGTCAGACCGGACCTCCTCCGCCTCCTCTCCCCCGGCACTGGGGCAGGTGAAAGGAGGATTATATAGACTTCAGCCTGGCAGCTCCTCCTCACACCCTTCTCTAATTGTTACACCCAAagactttctttgtctctgtaatttGTTCCCGCCCTTCTCCATCACCGCCCTTCTCCGAATCAACCAATCACAGTCAAGGGGCCTGGCCAGAGGCGAGGAGCCTTGTGACGTCACAGCCCCACCAGACCTGGGTGGGGGGATCCTCTGAGTAGGGTTGGGTTCTGTTAATAG
This window contains:
- the LOC116079078 gene encoding protein phosphatase inhibitor 2-like isoform X6; this translates as MPGRMKETALLGEGPGRASSFAVSFPHLRKSQRWDEMNILATYHPADKDYGFMKADEPRTPYHRLQDDDDDQSAESSLKVTPQSVAERFATMDNFLPKVLQYGDNKSSNTTDNFAKTYSSDFDKHRKIHYSEGKFLKSLKNLPTEEESAGASGSIGSSNQGVVTDQKPRPVEKGWAGRLATGVKNDTVLTTDSHVLNTNDSATCRSQNPSASDTNMGQLASLQRKEYYSKGRYLRSSSRPELREDIEDEEQDSPSGLTWVTENPKGTPDESLRLQWTQEKEPRPWKM
- the LOC116079078 gene encoding uncharacterized protein LOC116079078 isoform X3; this encodes MEKPESLAPVSNLSAEPPGGVPKSVVPGGVKGIQTDAGLPSGVALFRGPGSLLHSGNPVVRSPGPIQPSEGAVTLNSGPAPHLREVASLGSSTPPGTGTGATKASTPGPEEPKVYNSESSTHSGSSFTERPRSILKNSSSILIKKPPASEKKSQRWDEMNILATYHPADKDYGFMKADEPRTPYHRLQDDDDDQSAESSLKVTPQSVAERFATMDNFLPKVLQYGDNKSSNTTDNFAKTYSSDFDKHRKIHYSEGKFLKSLKNLPTEEESAGASGSIGSSNQGVVTDQKPRPVEKGWAGRLATGVKNDTVLTTDSHVLNTNDSATCRSQNPSASDTNMGQLASLQRKEYYSKGRYLRSSSRPELREDIEDEEQDSPSGLTWVTENPKGTPDESLRLQWTQEKEPRPWKM
- the LOC116079078 gene encoding uncharacterized protein LOC116079078 isoform X7; translated protein: MEKPESLAPVSNLSAEPPGGVPKSVVPGGVKGIQTDAGLPSGVALFRGPGSLLHSGNPVVRSPGPIQPSEGAVTLNSGPAPHLREVASLGSSTPPGTGTGATKASTPGPEEPKVYNSESSTHSGSSFTERPRSILKNSSSILIKKPPASEKKSQRWDEMNILATYHPADKDYGFMKADEPRTPYHRLQDDDDDQSAESSLKVTPQSVAERSSSMETTKAQIPQTTLLRHVCEMWDSSDFDKHRKIHYSEGKFLKSLKNLPTEEESAGASGSIGSSNQGVVTDQKPRPVEKGWAGRLATGVKNDTVLTTDSHVLNTNDSATCRSQNPSASDTNMGQLASLQRKEYYSKGRYLRSSSRPELREDIEDEEQDSPSGLTWVTENPKGTPDESLRLQWTQEKEPRPWKM
- the LOC116079078 gene encoding uncharacterized protein LOC116079078 isoform X4 — its product is MEKPESLAPVSNLSAEPPGGVPKSVVPGGVKGIQTDAGLPSGVALFRGPGSLLHSGNPVVRSPGPIQPSEGAVTLNSGPAPHLREVASLGSSTPPGTGTGATKASTPGPEEPKVYNSESSTHSGSSFTERPRSILKNSSSILIKKPPASEKKSQRWDEMNILATYHPADKDYGFMKADEPRTPYHRLQDDDDDQSAESSLKVTPQSVAERFATMDNFLPKVLQYGDNKSSNTTDNFAKTYSSDFDKHRKIHYSEGKFLKSLKNLPTEEESAGASGSIGSSNQGVVTDQKPRPVEKGWAGRLATGVKNDTVLTTDSHVLNTNGPSGLTWVTENPKGTPVNGSQVTPNCWAKGPKCRSPGSSEMEHGSNQNPSSWNGRRHESLRLQWTQEKEPRPWKM
- the LOC116079078 gene encoding uncharacterized protein LOC116079078 isoform X5, giving the protein MEKPESLAPVSNLSAEPPGGVPKSVVPGGVKGIQTDAGLPSGVALFRGPGSLLHSGNPVVRSPGPIQPSEGAVTLNSGPAPHLREVASLGSSTPPGTGTGATKASTPGPEEPKVYNSESSTHSGSSFTERPRSILKNSSSILIKKPPASEKKSQRWDEMNILATYHPADKDYGFMKADEPRTPYHRLQDDDDDQSAESSLKVTPQSVAERFATMDNFLPKVLQYGDNKSSNTTDNFAKTYSSDFDKHRKIHYSEGKFLKSLKNLPTEEESAGASGSIGSSNQGVVTDQKPRPVEKGWAGRLATGVKNDTVLTTDSHVLNTNGPSGLTWVTENPKGTPDESLRLQWTQEKEPRPWKM
- the LOC116079078 gene encoding uncharacterized protein LOC116079078 isoform X1; translated protein: MEKPESLAPVSNLSAEPPGGVPKSVVPGGVKGIQTDAGLPSGVALFRGPGSLLHSGNPVVRSPGPIQPSEGAVTLNSGPAPHLREVASLGSSTPPGTGTGATKASTPGPEEPKVYNSESSTHSGSSFTERPRSILKNSSSILIKKPPASEKKSQRWDEMNILATYHPADKDYGFMKADEPRTPYHRLQDDDDDQSAESSLKVTPQSVAERFATMDNFLPKVLQYGDNKSSNTTDNFAKTYSSDFDKHRKIHYSEGKFLKSLKNLPTEEESAGASGSIGSSNQGVVTDQKPRPVEKGWAGRLATGVKNDTVLTTDSHVLNTNDSATCRSQNPSASDTNMGQLASLQRKEYYSKGRYLRSSSRPELREDIEDEEQDSPSGLTWVTENPKGTPVNGSQVTPNCWAKGPKCRSPGSSEMEHGSNQNPSSWNGRRHESLRLQWTQEKEPRPWKM
- the LOC116079078 gene encoding uncharacterized protein LOC116079078 isoform X2; amino-acid sequence: MEKPESLAPVSNLSAEPPGGVPKSVVPGGVKGIQTDAGLPSGVALFRGPGSLLHSGNPVVRSPGPIQPSEGAVTLNSGPAPHLREVASLGSSTPPGTGTGATKASTPGPEEPKVYNSESSTHSGSSFTERPRSILKNSSSILIKKPPASEKKSQRWDEMNILATYHPADKDYGFMKADEPRTPYHRLQDDDDDQSAESSLKVTPQSVAERFATMDNFLPKVLQYGDNKSSNTTDNFAKTYSSDFDKHRKIHYSEGKFLKSLKNLPTEEESAGASGSIGSSNQGVVTDQKPRPVEKGWAGRLATGVKNDTVLTTDSHVLNTNDSATCRSQNPSASDTNMGQLASLQRKEYYSKGRYLRSSSRPELREDIEDEEQDSPSGLTWVTENPKGTPVNGSQVTPNCWAKGPKCRSPGSSEMEHGSNQNPSSWNGRRREPGPR